In Janthinobacterium sp. J1-1, a single genomic region encodes these proteins:
- a CDS encoding 5'-3' exonuclease has protein sequence MARLLAIDGLNIVRRVYEASPEPDSDLKAEIALRHALSSFRTLINDHEPTHILPAFDYGGPTWRHALYAGYREGRQPMPQVLRDALPGFYATLAGFGLHVVSIPEVEADDVIGTAVMRWLQEGRGAAVIATTDKDLHGLIAHGALVWDHFKCAWHDHAWVEKKFGVPPELLPDLLALMGDVTDSIPGVAKIGLKTGAKLLRAYGNIDAVMAGAGILPGALGESLRKEREILYLSRKLVELKTDVKLGVTWNMLAWEK, from the coding sequence ATGGCCCGACTCCTCGCTATCGACGGCTTGAATATCGTACGCCGCGTCTACGAAGCCAGTCCTGAACCCGATTCCGACCTGAAGGCGGAGATCGCGCTGCGCCATGCGCTGTCGTCCTTCCGCACCCTGATCAACGACCACGAGCCGACGCATATCCTGCCGGCTTTCGACTATGGCGGCCCGACCTGGCGCCACGCCCTGTATGCGGGCTACCGCGAAGGGCGCCAGCCGATGCCGCAGGTGCTGCGCGACGCCTTGCCCGGCTTTTACGCCACCCTGGCCGGCTTCGGCCTGCACGTGGTCAGCATCCCCGAAGTGGAAGCGGACGACGTGATCGGCACGGCCGTCATGCGCTGGCTGCAGGAAGGCCGCGGCGCGGCGGTGATTGCCACCACCGACAAGGACTTGCATGGCCTGATCGCGCACGGCGCGCTGGTGTGGGACCACTTCAAGTGCGCCTGGCACGACCATGCCTGGGTCGAGAAGAAATTCGGCGTGCCGCCCGAGCTGCTGCCCGACCTGCTGGCGCTGATGGGCGACGTCACCGACTCGATTCCCGGGGTGGCGAAAATCGGCCTGAAAACCGGCGCCAAACTGTTGCGTGCCTACGGCAATATCGACGCCGTGATGGCCGGCGCCGGCATTTTGCCCGGGGCGCTCGGTGAAAGCCTGCGGAAAGAGCGCGAAATACTGTATCTTTCAAGAAAGCTCGTCGAACTGAAAACCGACGTCAAGCTGGGTGTCACATGGAATATGCTGGCGTGGGAAAAGTAA
- the mnmA gene encoding tRNA 2-thiouridine(34) synthase MnmA translates to MSKKKVVIGMSGGVDSSVAAWMLKEQGYEVIGLFMKNWEDDDDSEYCSTRQDWIDAASVADVIGVDIEAVNFAAEYKDRVFADFLREYQAGRTPNPDVLCNAEIKFKAFLDHAMTLGADLIATGHYARVRQAPGDTARYELMKAVDASKDQSYFLHRLNQAQLSKTLFPLGEIPKTEVRKIAEKLALPNAQKKDSTGICFIGERPFREFLNRYLSYKPGPMKTADGKTVGEHVGLSFYTLGQRKGIGIGGVKSYQNADGSSDAWYVARKDIVNNTLYVVQGHDHPWLLSPALSADQASWIAGVAPQAGALSAKTRYRQADVACQLLPNGDDLFGLAFDQAQWAVTPGQSAVLYDGDVCLGGGIIASATGLL, encoded by the coding sequence ATGAGCAAGAAGAAAGTCGTGATCGGCATGTCCGGCGGGGTCGATTCCTCGGTCGCCGCGTGGATGCTGAAGGAACAGGGCTATGAAGTGATCGGCCTGTTCATGAAAAACTGGGAAGACGACGACGATTCGGAATACTGCTCGACGCGCCAGGACTGGATCGACGCGGCCAGCGTGGCCGACGTGATCGGCGTCGATATCGAGGCCGTCAATTTCGCCGCCGAATACAAGGACCGCGTCTTCGCCGACTTCCTGCGCGAATACCAGGCCGGCCGCACGCCGAACCCGGACGTGCTGTGCAACGCCGAGATCAAGTTCAAGGCCTTCCTCGACCACGCCATGACCCTGGGCGCCGACCTGATCGCCACCGGCCACTATGCGCGCGTGCGCCAGGCGCCAGGCGACACCGCCCGCTACGAGCTGATGAAAGCCGTCGACGCCAGCAAGGATCAAAGTTATTTCCTGCACCGCCTGAACCAGGCGCAGTTGTCGAAGACCCTGTTCCCGCTCGGTGAAATCCCGAAGACGGAAGTGCGCAAGATCGCCGAAAAACTGGCGCTGCCGAACGCGCAGAAGAAGGATTCGACCGGCATCTGCTTTATCGGCGAGCGCCCGTTCCGCGAATTTTTGAACCGCTACCTGTCATACAAGCCGGGCCCGATGAAGACGGCCGACGGCAAGACCGTGGGCGAACACGTGGGCCTGAGCTTTTATACCCTGGGGCAGCGCAAGGGCATCGGCATCGGCGGCGTGAAGTCGTACCAGAACGCCGACGGCAGCAGCGACGCCTGGTATGTGGCGCGCAAGGATATCGTCAACAACACCCTGTACGTGGTGCAGGGCCATGACCATCCGTGGCTGCTGTCGCCGGCGCTGTCGGCCGACCAGGCCAGCTGGATCGCGGGCGTGGCGCCGCAGGCGGGCGCCCTGTCGGCCAAAACCCGCTACCGCCAGGCCGACGTGGCCTGCCAGCTGCTGCCGAACGGCGATGACTTGTTCGGCCTCGCCTTCGACCAGGCCCAGTGGGCGGTCACGCCCGGCCAGTCGGCGGTGCTGTATGACGGCGACGTGTGTCTGGGCGGCGGCATTATCGCCAGCGCCACCGGGTTGCTGTAA
- a CDS encoding M48 family metallopeptidase, which yields MTEPVSARYFDGQTSRLYHVTLAVDADQAVLAGDIERRCPLAQLHVSERTSHAVRKVSFPDGAYLEITDQAAFNSLLHTSGHRDSLVVRLQQSWRATVLALLATVLALFLCYQYVLPLAAKGLAYALPPAVERQLGQGVLDMLDRHVFAPSELAQARQDGLRAQFARLATPDGSRLEHRIVFRKSKIGPNAFALPSGDIVLTDEMVELMPDDQAIMGVLAHELGHLQRRHLTRRIIQTSAVGAGAALLFGDVSTVVATLPPLLLDLKYSRDVEREADDYAIAMLRHNGIALEHLAQVFVALGKFDHDTPYLSSHPASAERVARIRAAQ from the coding sequence ATGACCGAGCCAGTCTCCGCGCGCTACTTCGACGGCCAGACCTCGCGCCTGTACCACGTCACGCTTGCCGTGGACGCGGACCAGGCCGTGCTGGCCGGCGACATCGAGCGGCGCTGTCCGCTGGCGCAGCTGCATGTCTCCGAGCGCACCAGCCACGCCGTGCGCAAGGTCAGCTTTCCCGACGGCGCCTACCTGGAGATCACCGACCAGGCGGCCTTCAACAGCCTGCTGCACACCAGTGGCCACCGCGACAGCCTGGTGGTGCGGCTGCAGCAAAGCTGGCGCGCTACCGTGCTGGCCCTGCTGGCCACCGTGCTGGCGCTGTTCCTGTGCTACCAGTATGTGCTGCCGCTGGCGGCCAAGGGCCTGGCCTACGCGCTGCCGCCGGCGGTCGAGCGCCAGCTGGGCCAGGGCGTGCTGGACATGCTCGACCGCCACGTGTTCGCGCCCAGCGAGCTGGCGCAGGCGCGCCAGGACGGCTTGCGCGCGCAGTTCGCCCGCCTGGCCACGCCGGACGGCAGCCGGCTGGAACATCGCATCGTTTTCCGCAAAAGCAAGATCGGTCCGAACGCCTTCGCCCTGCCCTCGGGCGATATCGTGCTGACCGACGAAATGGTGGAACTGATGCCCGACGACCAGGCCATCATGGGCGTGCTGGCGCATGAACTGGGGCACCTGCAGCGGCGCCACCTGACGCGGCGCATCATCCAGACCTCGGCCGTCGGCGCCGGCGCGGCGCTGCTGTTCGGCGACGTCTCGACGGTGGTGGCGACCCTGCCGCCACTGCTGCTGGACCTGAAATACTCGCGCGACGTCGAACGCGAGGCCGACGACTATGCGATCGCCATGCTGCGCCATAACGGCATCGCGCTGGAACACCTGGCGCAGGTGTTCGTGGCGCTGGGCAAGTTTGACCATGACACGCCCTACCTGTCGAGCCACCCGGCCAGCGCGGAAAGAGTCGCGCGTATCCGCGCCGCACAATAG
- a CDS encoding glutathione S-transferase, translated as MIVVHHLNNSRSQRVLWLLEELGLEYEVKRYQRDPKTMLAPAALKAVHPLGKSPVITDGANTVAESGAIIEYLVERYGNGRLVPAAGTPEKLRYTYWLHFAEGSAMSPLLMKLVFDKVEANPMPFFAKPIARGIAQKVKSTFVQPNIDNQLAYMEAELDKNKWFAGNEFSAADIQMSFPLEAAASRAGLDARLPKLTAFLQRIHARPAYQRALERGGPYDYAK; from the coding sequence ATGATCGTTGTCCACCATCTTAACAATTCGCGCTCGCAGCGCGTGCTGTGGCTGCTCGAGGAACTGGGGCTGGAATATGAAGTCAAGCGCTACCAGCGCGATCCGAAAACCATGCTGGCGCCGGCCGCCCTGAAGGCCGTGCACCCGCTGGGCAAGTCGCCCGTGATTACCGATGGCGCCAATACGGTGGCCGAATCGGGCGCCATCATCGAGTACCTGGTCGAGCGCTACGGCAATGGCCGCCTGGTCCCGGCCGCCGGTACGCCGGAAAAGCTGCGCTATACCTACTGGCTGCATTTCGCCGAAGGCTCGGCCATGTCGCCGCTGCTGATGAAGCTGGTGTTCGACAAGGTCGAAGCCAATCCCATGCCGTTTTTTGCCAAACCGATCGCGCGCGGGATTGCGCAAAAAGTCAAAAGCACCTTCGTGCAGCCGAACATCGACAACCAGCTGGCGTATATGGAAGCGGAACTGGACAAGAACAAATGGTTTGCCGGCAATGAGTTCTCGGCCGCCGATATCCAGATGAGCTTTCCGCTGGAAGCGGCCGCCTCGCGCGCTGGGCTCGATGCGCGCCTGCCGAAACTGACGGCGTTCTTGCAGCGCATCCATGCGCGGCCGGCGTATCAACGGGCGCTGGAGCGCGGCGGACCGTACGACTACGCCAAGTAA
- a CDS encoding NAD(P) transhydrogenase subunit alpha, whose protein sequence is MDISHTITNLIIFVLAIYVGYHVVWTVTPALHTPLMAVTNAISAIIIVGAMLAAGLTQGPLAQAAGTLAVALAAVNVFGGFMVTQRMLEMFRKKEPKAKQGDKQ, encoded by the coding sequence ATGGATATCAGTCACACCATCACCAACCTTATCATCTTCGTGCTGGCCATTTATGTGGGCTACCACGTGGTCTGGACCGTCACGCCGGCGCTGCATACGCCGCTGATGGCCGTCACCAACGCCATTTCCGCCATCATCATCGTCGGCGCCATGCTGGCCGCCGGCCTGACGCAAGGCCCGCTGGCGCAGGCGGCCGGCACCCTGGCCGTGGCGCTGGCGGCGGTCAATGTGTTCGGCGGCTTCATGGTCACCCAGCGCATGCTCGAGATGTTCCGCAAAAAGGAACCGAAGGCCAAGCAGGGGGATAAACAATGA
- a CDS encoding response regulator translates to MLKAVLIDSSAVARGLLNTVLTDGGYDVCGQGHTSALGLALLVKHRPHFVCIAREQVEDGSDVVQTIREQYPKTLIFMVSGGIDAASLQQAHAMGVSGFIVKPFMADTVLKTVRNTVIAMVRKQQALAAAQKDA, encoded by the coding sequence ATGTTAAAGGCAGTCCTGATCGATAGCAGTGCCGTGGCGCGCGGCCTGCTCAACACGGTCCTGACCGATGGCGGCTACGATGTGTGTGGCCAGGGCCATACCAGCGCGCTGGGCCTGGCGCTGCTGGTCAAGCACCGCCCGCATTTCGTGTGCATCGCGCGCGAGCAGGTGGAAGACGGCAGCGACGTGGTGCAGACCATCCGCGAGCAGTATCCGAAAACGCTGATCTTCATGGTCTCGGGCGGCATCGACGCCGCCTCGCTGCAGCAGGCGCACGCGATGGGCGTGTCCGGCTTTATCGTCAAACCGTTCATGGCCGACACGGTCCTGAAAACCGTGCGCAATACCGTCATCGCCATGGTGCGCAAGCAGCAGGCCTTGGCCGCCGCTCAGAAGGACGCCTGA
- a CDS encoding Re/Si-specific NAD(P)(+) transhydrogenase subunit alpha: MRIGIPAETRPGETRVAATPETVKKLAAKHQIVVQAGAGLQASIPDEAYAAAGAQIGSAQEAYGCAIVLKVRAPDADERALMAFGTVLIGMLNPFDADNIAAMAAAGLSAFALEAVPRITRAQSMDVLSSQANIAGYKAVLVAANTYQRFMPMLMTAAGTVKAARVLIMGVGVAGLQAIATAKRLGAVIEASDVRPPVKEQVESLGAKFLDVPFLTDEEKEIAKGSGGYARAMPADWMRRQAELVHERAKLADIIITTALIPGRAAPVLISEETVKAMKPGSVIVDLAVEQGGNCPLSELGKTVVKHGVYIVGEPNLATLVAADASALYARNVLDFLKLIFDKDDALLIDREDEIIKASLVCTGGEVLRK, translated from the coding sequence ATGAGGATAGGCATACCGGCCGAAACGCGGCCCGGCGAAACCCGGGTCGCGGCCACGCCCGAGACCGTCAAGAAGCTGGCGGCCAAGCACCAGATCGTCGTGCAGGCGGGGGCGGGCCTGCAGGCCTCGATTCCCGACGAGGCCTACGCCGCCGCCGGCGCACAGATCGGCAGCGCCCAGGAAGCCTACGGCTGCGCCATCGTGCTCAAGGTGCGCGCCCCCGACGCCGATGAACGCGCGCTGATGGCCTTTGGTACGGTGCTGATCGGCATGCTCAATCCGTTTGACGCCGACAATATCGCCGCCATGGCGGCGGCCGGCCTGTCCGCCTTCGCGCTGGAAGCCGTGCCGCGCATCACGCGCGCGCAGTCGATGGACGTGCTGTCCTCGCAAGCCAATATCGCCGGCTACAAGGCGGTGCTGGTGGCGGCCAATACCTACCAGCGCTTCATGCCGATGCTGATGACGGCGGCCGGCACCGTCAAGGCGGCGCGCGTGCTGATCATGGGCGTGGGCGTGGCCGGCCTGCAGGCGATCGCCACGGCCAAGCGCCTGGGCGCCGTGATCGAAGCGTCCGACGTGCGCCCTCCGGTCAAGGAACAAGTCGAGTCGCTGGGTGCCAAATTCCTCGACGTGCCCTTCCTTACCGACGAGGAAAAGGAAATCGCCAAGGGTTCGGGCGGCTACGCGCGCGCGATGCCGGCCGACTGGATGCGGCGCCAGGCCGAACTGGTGCATGAACGGGCGAAACTGGCCGACATCATCATCACCACCGCCTTGATTCCCGGCCGCGCGGCGCCGGTGCTGATCTCCGAAGAGACGGTGAAAGCGATGAAACCCGGTTCCGTGATCGTCGATCTGGCCGTGGAGCAGGGCGGCAACTGCCCGCTGTCCGAGCTGGGCAAGACGGTGGTGAAACACGGCGTATACATCGTCGGCGAGCCGAACCTGGCAACCCTGGTGGCGGCCGACGCCTCGGCCCTGTATGCGCGCAACGTGCTCGACTTCCTGAAGCTGATCTTCGACAAGGACGATGCGCTCCTGATCGACCGCGAGGATGAAATCATCAAGGCCAGCCTGGTGTGCACGGGCGGCGAAGTGTTACGCAAATAA
- a CDS encoding FMN-binding glutamate synthase family protein, with product MPLVSIRYLTLIATAAIFVLSLFFYDHYWLPLLAGALTLLGVSDLLQTKHALRRNYPILAHFRYTFESVRPEIRQYFLESDSEATPFSRNQRSIVYQRAKQETDKRPFGTQLDVYQAGYEWINHSIAPAVVTGHDFRIEIGNHPDCPRARPYSASVFNISAMSFGALSANAILALNGGAKRGGFMHDTGEGSISPHHRANGGDLVWEIGSGYFGCRNPDGSFSEERFVANASAEQVKMIELKMSQGAKPGHGGVLPGPKVTIEIAVTRGVEAGVDCISPAAHSAFSTPVEMLHFIERLRNLSGGKPTGFKLAIGHPWEFFGIVKAMLATGITPDFIVVDGSEGGTGAAPLEFTDHVGTPLQEALVLVHNTLVGANLREKIKIGCSGKIITAFDIARLLALGADWCNSARGFMFALGCIQSQSCHTDRCPTGVATQDPQRQRALVVPDKIERVAHFHQNTLKALAELIAAAGLAHPQELRPHHLVRRISPNQVRLASALLPFLEPGQLLDPDQLPKLPPVFGLYWPKAQAESFKSLD from the coding sequence ATGCCCCTAGTTTCCATCCGCTACCTGACCCTGATTGCGACGGCAGCCATCTTTGTTCTCTCCCTGTTCTTCTACGATCATTACTGGCTGCCGCTGCTGGCCGGCGCGCTGACTTTGCTGGGCGTCAGCGACCTGCTGCAAACCAAACACGCGCTGCGCCGCAACTATCCCATCCTCGCGCATTTCCGCTATACCTTTGAAAGCGTGCGCCCCGAGATCCGCCAGTATTTCCTGGAGAGCGACAGCGAGGCCACGCCGTTTTCGCGCAACCAGCGCAGCATCGTCTACCAGCGGGCCAAGCAGGAAACCGACAAGCGCCCGTTCGGCACCCAGCTCGATGTGTACCAGGCCGGCTATGAATGGATCAACCATTCGATCGCACCGGCCGTCGTCACCGGCCATGACTTCCGCATCGAGATCGGCAACCATCCCGATTGCCCGCGCGCCCGGCCGTATTCGGCCAGCGTGTTCAATATCTCGGCGATGAGCTTTGGCGCGCTGTCGGCCAATGCCATCCTGGCGCTGAACGGCGGCGCGAAGCGCGGCGGCTTCATGCACGATACGGGCGAAGGCAGCATCAGTCCCCACCACCGCGCCAATGGCGGCGACCTGGTCTGGGAAATCGGCTCCGGCTACTTCGGCTGCCGCAACCCGGACGGCAGCTTTTCGGAAGAGCGCTTTGTCGCCAACGCCAGCGCGGAACAGGTAAAAATGATCGAGCTGAAAATGTCGCAGGGCGCCAAGCCGGGCCACGGCGGCGTGCTGCCGGGGCCGAAGGTGACGATCGAGATCGCCGTCACGCGCGGCGTGGAAGCAGGCGTCGACTGCATCTCGCCGGCCGCCCACAGCGCCTTTTCCACGCCGGTCGAGATGCTGCACTTTATCGAGCGCCTGCGCAATCTGTCGGGCGGCAAGCCGACCGGCTTCAAGCTGGCCATCGGCCACCCGTGGGAATTTTTCGGCATCGTGAAAGCCATGCTGGCGACCGGCATCACGCCCGACTTCATCGTCGTCGACGGCAGCGAAGGCGGCACCGGCGCGGCGCCGCTGGAATTTACCGACCATGTCGGCACGCCCTTGCAGGAAGCGCTGGTGCTGGTGCATAACACCCTGGTCGGCGCCAACCTGCGCGAAAAGATCAAGATCGGCTGCTCGGGCAAGATCATCACCGCCTTCGACATCGCGCGCCTGCTGGCGCTGGGCGCCGACTGGTGCAATTCGGCGCGCGGCTTCATGTTCGCGCTGGGCTGCATCCAGTCGCAAAGCTGCCATACCGACCGCTGCCCGACCGGCGTGGCCACGCAGGACCCGCAGCGCCAGCGCGCGCTGGTGGTGCCCGACAAGATCGAACGGGTGGCCCACTTCCACCAGAATACCCTGAAGGCGCTGGCCGAGTTGATCGCCGCCGCCGGCCTGGCCCATCCGCAGGAACTGCGCCCGCACCACCTGGTGCGGCGCATCTCGCCCAACCAGGTGCGGCTGGCGTCGGCCCTGCTGCCCTTCCTGGAGCCGGGCCAGCTGCTGGACCCGGACCAGTTGCCCAAGCTGCCGCCCGTGTTCGGCCTGTACTGGCCGAAGGCGCAGGCGGAGTCGTTCAAATCACTGGACTGA
- a CDS encoding NUDIX hydrolase: MPRIWKPSVTVAAIVERDGLFLLIEEETSEGVKINQPAGHLDPFESLEQAVIRETLEEAAYDFIPTGLVGMYMSRYQSVRTGEDVTYLRFTFCGTAGAEHDRPLDEGILRTMWMTRDELAACQDRHRSPLVLQCVDEYLEGRRAPLALLHTHASVFNSA, translated from the coding sequence ATGCCGAGAATCTGGAAACCCTCTGTCACCGTTGCCGCCATCGTCGAGCGCGACGGCCTGTTTTTACTGATTGAAGAAGAGACCAGCGAGGGCGTCAAGATCAATCAACCGGCCGGCCACCTCGACCCGTTCGAGTCGCTGGAGCAGGCGGTGATCCGCGAAACGCTGGAAGAAGCGGCCTACGATTTCATCCCCACCGGCCTGGTCGGCATGTACATGTCGCGCTACCAGTCGGTGCGCACGGGCGAAGACGTCACGTATTTGCGCTTCACCTTTTGCGGCACCGCCGGCGCCGAGCATGACCGTCCGCTCGACGAAGGCATCCTCCGCACCATGTGGATGACGCGCGATGAACTGGCGGCCTGCCAGGACCGCCACCGCAGCCCGCTGGTGCTGCAATGCGTCGACGAATACCTGGAAGGCCGGCGCGCGCCGCTGGCGCTGCTGCACACGCATGCGTCTGTATTCAACAGCGCATAG
- the nagZ gene encoding beta-N-acetylhexosaminidase, translated as MREKIGQLFMVGFDALEANDHIKTLIRQHRVGGVILFRRNVHTPQQVSALCRELQEINAEVSDIPLLISIDQEGGMVMRIEQGVTPIPAAMAFQAAGSIADCERLNQVSGDEMRQVGINMLLAPVLDVNNNRSNPVIGVRAYGEDAATVIDYGMAAMRGQQSTGVAVTAKHFPGHGDTATDTHYAMALVPHDKARLHAVELAPFRAAIAAGVDAIMTAHVVFPAFEADTSVPATLSKGVLTDLLRGEMQYDGVVISDCLEMAAIADGVGISGGAIATLQAGADIVLISHREAQQQAAIEAVVAAVESGAIPLARIDEALARVAKLKRVHAVRDWRQRAVTPPALMRPEAMALAKQVQQAALRVEGAYRPLDADLPVTLITVEVRSRSEIDEVALGRNKEARSSMLPALLAAGLDVREFALSAQAEPEEVDAAIAFAQGARQIVLQTYNALFIDGQRRLVDALPHDRLWLVAGRLPYDLDLAPEAQGRLAAFGCRPAALAPVVDKLAGQA; from the coding sequence TTGCGCGAAAAAATAGGACAGCTGTTCATGGTGGGCTTCGACGCCCTGGAAGCGAATGACCATATCAAGACGCTGATCCGGCAACACAGGGTCGGCGGCGTGATCCTGTTTCGCCGCAATGTGCACACGCCACAGCAGGTATCCGCCCTGTGCCGCGAACTGCAGGAAATCAATGCGGAAGTCTCCGATATTCCCCTCCTGATCTCGATCGACCAGGAAGGCGGCATGGTGATGCGCATCGAACAGGGCGTCACGCCCATCCCGGCCGCGATGGCCTTCCAGGCGGCCGGCTCGATCGCGGACTGCGAACGCCTGAACCAAGTCAGCGGCGACGAGATGCGCCAGGTCGGCATCAACATGCTGCTCGCGCCCGTGCTCGACGTGAACAACAACCGCAGCAACCCGGTGATCGGCGTGCGCGCCTATGGCGAAGACGCCGCCACCGTGATCGACTACGGCATGGCCGCCATGCGCGGCCAGCAGTCGACCGGCGTGGCCGTCACCGCCAAGCACTTCCCCGGCCACGGCGACACCGCCACCGATACGCATTACGCGATGGCGCTGGTGCCGCATGACAAAGCGCGATTGCACGCGGTGGAACTGGCGCCGTTCCGCGCGGCGATCGCCGCGGGTGTCGACGCCATCATGACGGCGCACGTGGTGTTCCCCGCCTTCGAAGCCGACACCAGCGTGCCGGCCACCCTGTCGAAAGGGGTGCTGACCGATTTGCTGCGCGGCGAGATGCAATACGACGGCGTGGTGATTTCCGACTGCCTGGAAATGGCGGCGATCGCCGACGGCGTGGGCATCAGCGGCGGCGCCATCGCCACCTTGCAGGCCGGCGCCGATATCGTGCTGATCTCGCACCGCGAAGCGCAGCAGCAGGCGGCGATCGAGGCGGTGGTGGCGGCGGTGGAAAGCGGCGCGATCCCCCTCGCGCGCATCGACGAAGCGCTGGCGCGCGTGGCAAAGCTCAAGCGCGTGCACGCGGTGCGCGACTGGCGGCAGCGCGCCGTCACGCCGCCGGCGCTGATGCGCCCCGAGGCGATGGCGCTGGCAAAACAGGTGCAGCAGGCGGCGCTGCGGGTAGAGGGAGCTTATCGCCCGCTGGACGCGGACTTGCCGGTGACCCTGATCACGGTGGAAGTGCGTTCGCGCAGCGAGATCGATGAAGTGGCGCTGGGCCGCAACAAGGAAGCGCGCAGCTCGATGCTGCCGGCGCTGCTGGCGGCCGGCCTGGACGTGCGCGAGTTTGCGCTGTCGGCCCAGGCCGAACCGGAGGAAGTGGACGCCGCCATCGCCTTTGCGCAAGGCGCGCGGCAGATCGTGCTGCAGACCTATAACGCCCTGTTCATCGATGGCCAGCGCCGCCTGGTGGACGCCCTGCCGCACGACAGGCTGTGGCTGGTGGCGGGCCGCCTGCCCTACGACCTGGACCTGGCGCCGGAAGCGCAGGGCCGCCTGGCCGCCTTCGGCTGCCGCCCGGCCGCCTTGGCGCCGGTGGTGGACAAGCTGGCCGGCCAGGCTTGA
- a CDS encoding YjgN family protein, translating into MDIDNQPAIIKREAITFSATGSEYFRIWIVNLLLSIVTLGIYSAWAKVRRNRYFYSSTHLAGSSFEYHGNAIAILKGRIAAVVLIAGYNIAFQVSPFIGFIMFVLMAAILPWLVWKSLQFKLYNTSYRGIRFGFGGSAKQAYLYFLLLPILNAFTLGLLTPFLHQRMKRFQHTESRFGTAHFSFDATVGSFYKTYLLFFVILVAGLLALIFVVFGGVFAAFAANANNPAKVGSLLVAIGALYLWAFTVLPLFLTMIQNLIWNHTRLQQHQFASQLTWGRTTFIMLTNLLDIVITLGLFTPFAHVRWLKYRLEATALLAHGSLDEFVAATGQQVSATGEGVVDLLDFDLSI; encoded by the coding sequence GTGGATATCGACAACCAACCAGCAATCATCAAGCGTGAAGCGATCACCTTCAGCGCCACCGGCAGCGAATACTTTCGCATCTGGATCGTCAACCTGCTGCTGAGCATCGTCACCCTGGGCATTTATTCGGCCTGGGCCAAGGTGCGCCGCAACCGCTATTTCTACTCCAGCACCCACCTGGCCGGCAGCAGCTTCGAATACCATGGCAACGCGATTGCCATTTTGAAGGGCCGCATCGCCGCCGTGGTGCTGATCGCCGGCTACAACATCGCCTTCCAGGTCTCGCCTTTCATCGGCTTCATCATGTTCGTGCTGATGGCCGCCATCCTGCCCTGGCTGGTATGGAAAAGTCTGCAGTTCAAGCTGTACAACACCAGCTACCGCGGCATCCGCTTCGGCTTTGGCGGCAGCGCCAAACAGGCGTATCTGTACTTCCTGCTGCTGCCGATCCTGAACGCCTTCACCCTGGGCCTGCTGACGCCGTTCCTGCACCAGCGCATGAAGCGCTTCCAGCACACGGAAAGCCGTTTCGGCACCGCCCACTTCAGCTTTGACGCCACCGTCGGCAGCTTCTACAAGACCTATCTGCTGTTCTTCGTGATCCTGGTGGCCGGCCTGCTGGCGCTGATCTTCGTGGTGTTTGGCGGCGTATTTGCCGCCTTTGCCGCGAATGCCAACAACCCGGCCAAGGTCGGCAGCCTGCTGGTGGCTATCGGCGCGCTGTACCTGTGGGCGTTTACCGTGCTGCCGCTGTTCCTGACCATGATCCAGAACCTGATCTGGAACCATACGCGCCTGCAGCAGCACCAGTTCGCCTCGCAGCTGACCTGGGGCCGCACCACCTTCATCATGCTGACCAACCTGCTGGACATCGTCATCACGCTGGGCCTGTTTACGCCATTCGCCCATGTGCGCTGGCTGAAATACCGCCTGGAAGCGACCGCGCTGCTGGCGCACGGCAGCCTCGATGAATTCGTCGCCGCCACCGGCCAGCAGGTATCGGCCACCGGCGAAGGCGTGGTCGACCTGCTGGACTTCGACCTGTCGATCTGA